The DNA window CACTATTTGGATTGCAAGCAGATGGATTGTACGGAGAATCTGATTTCAATACTGATGGAACTTTAGTGACGGGATTACCTTCAGTTACTTTTGGATCAGTGCAACCTGGTGATATCAAGTATGTCGATATCAATAAAGATGGAGTAATTGACGTAAACGATCAAAAAATAATTGGAAATAGTAGACCTAGTGTACAGTATAGTTTTGATTTCAATGTTTCCTACAAAAAATTCGACTTTTATGTTCTTGGTCTTGGACAGGACGGACAAGATAGATATAGAAACAGTTCTTATTTTTGGATTTCAGGTGATGCAAAATATTCAGAAAAAGTATTAGATGCTTATGGTCCGGATAATAAAAATGTAAATGCCTCAATGCCACGTTTGTCTTCTACCAATAATAATAATAACTATAGAAGTTCAACTTTTTGGTTGTATAGCAGTGATTATTTTACAATTCCTACTATGCAAATCTCTTATAACCTAGTTGGAAAAGAGAAAGCATTCTTTAACAATATTAAATTTTTTGTAAAAGGAAATAATTTAATTGTAATCAATAATGAGAATGATGATTTACGTTTTGGAGTAGGCTCAAGTCCTATTACAAAAGGAATGTCAATCGGTTTAATCTCATCTTTTTAAAAAAGTATAACTATGAAAAATATTAATAAAATATTTATTACAGCAGTTACAATTCTGAGTTTGTTTGTAATTTCTTGCGACAATTTTTTAGAGCCTGAATCCGAAAACAGGCTAACGCAAGAGGATGTTGTAGGTAATCCAGTTTTTGCCGAAGGTTGGGTATTAAAGGCGTATACAAATTTGCCAACAAATTACACCTTTAATTTGGATGTTGTATCAGATGATGCTCAGGTAAATGACCCAAATTCAAGCATAAATTTAATGAACAAAGGAGGATGGACTGCGGCTCAGAATCCAATTAGTGCTTGGACAAAAGGGTATGAAATGAACTTATACTTAAATACATTGTTAGAAAATGCAGATAAAGTAGTTTGGTTTCCATCTGATGCAGTAAAAAATGAAAATTATAAAAAGAGAATTATTGCTGAAGCCCGCGGATTAAGAGCTTGGTGGTGTTTTCAATTATTGCAAAATCACGCCGGTGTAGGAACTGATGGTGTTTTATTAGGTTTCCCAATTGTGGATCGCGTGATAAAACCAACAGATTTTCAATTTTTGCCTAGAAATACTTTCAAGGAGTGTGTAGATTTCATTTTAGCAGATTGCGACGCAGCTATTGCAGGTTTGCCACTTCGTTGGGAAGGCACTGATCCAGTTATTGGGTCTAGAAATTTAAATAGAATTAGTGGTTTGGCTGCTATGACAATCAAATCGACGGTGGCACTTTATGCGGCAAGCCCTTCTTATAGTGCATCTGGCGCGTCCACTTGGGCTGCTGCTGCAGATTATGCATCAAAAGTTATAGTGTCTAATGGTGGTTTAGTTTTAGCAGCAACTGATGGTGAATTTTATAATAATTTTGCTTCTAAAGAAATTTTTTGGTCCTCATCCCGAGTTTTAAATAAATCTACTTGGGAGGCCGATAATTTTCCACCTTCATTATTCGGTAGAGGAAAAACAAATCCTTCTCAGAATCTTGTTGAAGCTTTTGGTATGGCCGATGGAAAACCAATTCAGGGTAATCCAAGTTTTATCCCTACGAATCCTTATGCCAATAGAGATCCTAGATTGACAAAATATATTATTTTCAATAATCAAAGTTTCTCTGGAGCAACTATTAAAACCTATGAGAATTCTGGAATTGATGGATTGAATAATACAGTTTCATCTACCGTGACTGGGTATTATTTGAAAAAATTCTTGAACCCACTTGCAAAATTAAATCCTGCAGGAGTTGTATCAGGCTCAGACCGTTTTTATACCTATTCTAGATACACAGAAGCATTGTTGAATTTTGCTGAAGCAGCAAATGAGGTGGGTGGACCTGATTATAATGTAAACGGATTTACTCCAAGGGCCGTTATCAACGCCATTAGAACGCGTTCAGGTATTTCAACAGCTTATGTAACGACTATAACCTCTACCGATGCTATGCGTACTTTAATCAGAAATGAAAGAAGAATTGAATTATGTTTTGAAGGTTTTAGATTTTGGGATTTACGTCGTTGGGGACTTACAAATACGATCAAAGAAGACCTTAAAGGAATGAGAATTTCTAACGACCAAACTACATATACTCCTTTTTCTGCGAGTGTGCGTAACTATCAAGATTTCCAATTATATGGTCCTATCCCTTTAGCTGAAACTCAAAAATATAGTATAATTCAAAATAAAGGGTGGTAGTATTAAAAATAAATTAAAACAATAAATTATGAAAATTAAATTCATTTATATGTTGACTCTCGCATTTTTAGCTTTCAGTTGCGAAAGCGGTGAAAATGTTTTTGAAGATTTCGATACACAGGCAGTTTACTTTCCAATTCAGTATCCGGTGCGAACCATTTCTTTATTGGAAGACAGCAGGGTTGATAATTCAATAGATTTACAAAAATCATTTAACATCGGTGTTGCTATCGGTGGTCTTCGAGAAAACAGAGCCAACAGAAAAGTTAGTATTGCTGTAGCTCCTGATTTAGTTAAAAATGCTTTTATAGGCTCAGGTACAACTGCAAAAGCAGTCGTGTTAATGCCTAGTAATTACTATACATTAGCTTCCAACGAAATTATTATTCCAGCAGGAAGCTTTTCGGGTACAGTAAAAGTGCAGTTAACAGACGCTTTTTTTGCTGATCCTTTAGCTACTGTAACGACTTATGTGATTCCGCTTGTAATCACTTCAAGTTCAGATAATATTTTATCTGGTAAACCAGTTCCCGGAATGGCTAATCCTGATAGAAGAATAGCAGCAAATTGGGAACCAGGATTCACACCAAAGGACTTCACAATGTTTGCTGTTAAATACATTAATAAATTTCAAGGCAAGTACCTCGTAAAAGGCAAAGATGAAACCTTGAATGCTACCGGTGGAGTAGCTACCACAGATGTTTACAATACCAAGTTTATCGAGCAAAATAAATTAACTGATTTGTTTACCCTTGGATTGACAAAATCAACGGTGAATGCTTTGGGTAAATTTGGTGGTAGTGCTACGACTAAAATGGAGATAACTGTTGCTGATAATGGTGACGTTACTGTTTCTTCGGCTGTTGGCGCTTATTCTACTACTGGAAGCGGTAAATTCATTAAACGTGGAGAACCTGGAGCCCAAGTTTGGGGAGGTGAGTCTAGAAAAACCTTAATATTGAACTATACTTATGTAGCTCCTACTAATATCAATCATAGAGTATCCGATACTTTAGTATTTAGAAACGATGAATTGAAATATGAAGACTATGTTATATCCGTAGTAAAATAGATTTTTAAGTTTTATTTATTAAAAGACCAAATTTATTCAGATTTGGTCTTTTTTGTTTAAATGAACAAGAATTAGGAACAAAACCGATACTTCAAGGGAATATAAAAAATTAATTTTAACAGATTTTATTATTAAAAATATTATTATGAATTGTACTAACCCTATCAAACTATTTTTAATAGTATTTGGTTATCTATTTAATCCAAGTTTTATAAATTCTCAAAACAAACAACTTCCTAAAATTGCTCTTGAGCAAAATGGTTTTGTACTAGTCGAAGCCGAAGACTTTACAAGTCAAAGCAATAGCGAGATCCGAAAATGGCATATTACCACTATAACTCAAAATCCAACTGCTACAGATGCTGGTAAATCACACGCTTCATCCGCGAGCGGCAAGGCCTACATCGAAATTTTACCTGACACTCGCACCAATCACGAAGAAAAACTAATTTCGGGTGAAAATTTCTCGGATAAGCCAGGAGCGGTTGCCGTGGTATCATACAAGGTAAATTTTCAAAAGCCAGGTCGGTATTTCGTCTGGGCAAAGATTTATAGTACTGGTTCAGAAGATAATGGCGTTCACGTGGGTATCGATGGAACATGGCCTGAATCAGGAAAAAGAATGCAATGGTGCGAAGGCAAAAATTCTTGGTTTTGGGACAGTAAACAGCGAACTCAAGAAGTTCATTGTGGTGTGCCATACCAAATTTACTTAGATGTACTTCAACCCGGAGTTCATGAAATTCAGTTTAGTATGCGTGAAGATGGTTTCGAAATGGATCAATGGATTATGACTATTGATAAAGATTTTAATCCTACAAATGATTCAAAATTTTGAAATTCTTCTATTATTCTTGCCTGTTGTTTTGACTCTTGTAAGTCGCGACCAATGCGATAGGGATTATTATTTATTGCTTGTGAGATTATTTTTTAATTAACTAAAATTCGTAAATTAAAGCAGATGATGATATCAACCAAAACATTTTTTAAATTTTTAATTTGTGCTCTTTTCTTAAATACATTTAATGCTTTTTCCCAAATCGATACGTATGCTTGGCCAGAAACATCCGACTTGGGTTCAGACAGTAAATATGAAGTAAAGGCCCGAACATACGACGCTAGTAGTCAAACGTATGGTGAATGGAAATATCTAACAGAATTTTTATCAGTGCCACGCAATTATACCACGCATTGGAAAACCGAAGGTGATGGACTGAGAGCAGAAATGCGAGATCGTACGCTCACTTTTGTCATGTTTGCTTTTAGCGGTACGATTGAATTGGAAGTGACACAAAAAATAAGCACTTCCAATGCACAACGTGTAGAAATAGCCCCAAAAGCATTCGGAATTGTACCTCATTTTTTTGATGGGAAAACCGTTCGCTTCCGAATGGATAAACCGGAATATATCAGCGTAAATTTCGATTTCGGATCTTCAGATCGCACCATTAATGGTGATGGAGATAGAAAAAATGGAAAGAATATTAAAAATGGAATGGTGATTCTAGCCGATAATCCCGAAACTCAGGCAGGGTACACCATACCAAATCCAACTGATCCAGGGGTAGTGGTTTGGAGCAATTCAACACCACTTTCCACAATACGTAATGCAAATATTATCTATTTCCCGCCTGGAGAAACTAATTTGAAAGACCATCCCGATCGTTGGGAGCGGAATGGTAGCGATTTAAAAGCCGATGCCGATGCAAACTGGGTTAGGAATAGTACCGAATATGACAATGCACCCTTATATCGAGGCCGATTGTTTTTAGCAAAAGACGGACAAAAAGTATACTTAGCTCCGGGAGCAATTGTTTATGGAGGTATTCACGCCAACGGTCGATCTAACAACGCGATTTTCGGACGAGGCATAATGACTGCTCGAAAACATCTCTTGCATGAAATATTTCGACCTTTACCAGGAGTAACAGTCGCATATGATGCTCCTTATACCAATCAAACTAATACCAACAAAAGAGCGTATTGCGAGTTTGGAAATGGTGCAAACTTTAATGGTGTTTTGTTTCTCGAAGCCTGGCATCACACCTGTCCGAGTGGTCAAAATAGTACTATAAAAGACATAAAAATTATTGGTTGGTGCTACAATAACGATGGCATTCGACCATCAGCTAATAGTGTTGTGGACAGAGTATTCATTAAAACCAACGATGATTATGATTATGCACGCGACAAACACACCGTAAGCAATGGAGTATTTTGGCCCGGGAATAACTGTGGCGTGGGAATGTTGGGTTGGGGTGATTTGGGTAGCGGTTATGCCGAATACAGAAATTGCAACATCATCAATGCTGAATGGGATGAATATACAATTGCTGCAAAAGGCAATGTAGGCTTGATAAGTGGAGGACAATCTGACGAAGGGATTAAATTGCAGAACAATATTTATCAAAATATTCAATTCGAAAATCCAACCAATTTCCTCGCCGCTGTGTTAATAGAACCAGCCGGTGCAGCTCCAGCCGGTTTCCTTAAAAACTTTTTAATAAAAAATGTTAGTACTGAATTCCCTTTCCAAACACCAGATGGTACCAAATGTTTGCAAGAAATGCAAGGTCTGAACAATACTTGGGTCGAGGGATGGACCTATACCAATCTTATTGTAGATGGTAATTTGGTTACTTGGGACAATCACAAAGATTATTTTGCACTAAATCTAGTTGGTACAAATGGTGTTAATTCCGACGACGCGAAAAGATGTAGAAATATTACATTCAATAGCGAGGGTGTTGTTTATAACATTACTTATAATACAACAGGAAACGGAACCCTTAGACCCGTTGGTAAAAATAATAGTATTCAAGCCATTGGCGGGCAAAGTCCTATGATTTCATTTAATCCCGCAACTGGTAACCGAATTCAATCCATTACAATAGACAATCAATTGATCTATGAATACGGAAACCCTTCTTATACCATGCGTGAACCAGCAATTGTATTTCAAAATATTAATACCAATCACACTGTTGATGTTGTTTTTGCTTCGGGAGCGGATACTTATGATTTACCAATTAATTTTGCGACGCTTAGTGTAAAAAAAAACGATAATGACCAAGAACCTTTTATAGTTTACCCAAATCCTGCAAAATCTAAGATTTATGCAGATTGCAAAAATGGTTATAAAATTTTATCTATTTCAGGACAAATACTATTGCAAAGTTCTTTGCCAACCTCTGAAATTGACATTTCTTCTTTGAGTGATGGGATATACTTACTAAAAACAGAAACACAACTGTCAAAATTTACTAAAAAGTGAAATCTAATAAAGTATTGAAGTCATTCATAAACTGTATTTGGAATTACAATCATTAGAGCTAAAGTTTTTGTAGTAACAGTTAAATCATTGTTTTCAAAGGGTTAGCCCGATTCAATAATTTTTATATGTGTAAAAAAATAATTAAGATGAAAAACATAGTAGTACTATTATTTGTAGTTTGTTGTACTCTTCTAAAGGCACAAGACAGCAAAAAGGTTACAGGTACTCACGTAAAAGACAAGCTTGCAATGCTAACGCCTTGGGCGAAGGATTTGGATATAAAAAATCCTTTACCTGAATATCCTAGACCCATAATGGTGAGAGAGAAATGGCAAAATCTAAATGGTGTTTGGGAGTTCGGAGAGGCTATTGAAGGAACAGGAATTCCTAAAAAGTTAAACGAAAAAATAGTAGTTCCTTTTCCCTGGGAATCGAATTTATCGGGCATTCAACGTCAGTTGAAATCGCAACGGGCTTGGTACAAACGTTCCTTTACAGTACCTAATGACTGGAAATCAAATGATGTTTTGTTGCACTTTGGAGCAGTAGATTTTGAAGCAAAAGTCTATGTAAATGGCAAGTTTGTCGGTCTACACAAAGGCGGTTATGATGCTTTCTTTTTTAATATTACTTCCTATTTAATGCCAGCTAAAAATGAATTGGCCATTGAGGTATTCGATCCAGGTAGCGATGCCGCTATAGCTTGTGGCAAACAGTCAAATGATAAATTTGACAATCCTCAACGATATTCCTATACGCCTTCATCAGGTATTTGGCAAACTGTTTGGATGGAACCTGTTGCTAAACAGTATATTACTAATTTTACAATTACACCCAATATTGATGAAGCATTGATTGATGTTCTGGTCAACGCAAAAGCAGTTGGAAATCAGAAAGTAGAGGTTTTAGTCAAAGATGGGAATACATTAGTTGGCAGTGCTGAAGGTATTTTGAATAATAATTTTAAAGTAAAAATTCCAAATCCTAAATTATGGTCTCCGGATAGCCCGTTTTTGTATGATGTAGTAGTGCGATTAAAAGACAGTTTGAAAACCTATGACGAGGTAAAATCCTATACGGGAATGCGAAAAATAGCGATAGAATCGGTTGGGAATTTGAAAAAGATTATGCTCAATAATAAATATTTATTCCAAATGGGGCCTTTAGATCAAGGGTATTGGCCAGATGGAATTTATACGGCACCCACTGATGCAGCATTAAAATGGGATATTGCCAATATCAAAGACTGGGGTTTTAATATGATTCGAAAACATATTAAAATTGAGCCCCAACGCTGGTACTATTGGGCAGATAAATTAGGACTTTTGGTTTGGCAAGATATGCCAAGTACGTTCAAAAAACGTACAGAGGAAGAAAAAACACAGTTTGAAACTGAACTAACTACGATGGTTCGAAACAATGCCAATCATCCATCAATAATTGTTTGGGTCGTTTTTAATGAGCATTGGGGATTGTATGATGTAGAGCGAATGACCAATTATACGATGGGATTGGATCCTTCTCGCTTAGTAATTGGGAACAGTGGTATCGACGCTGGAAAACCGGATATTGACTATGAAGTAGGACATATAAAAGACAATCATTCTTATCGTCCACCTTCGGTGCCTTTTGCTTCCAACAAAAGAGCAGTGGTCAATGGGGAATATGGTGCAATAGGATATAATGTGCCAGGGCATATTTGGGATTTAGACGGTCCTTGGGTACATTACAATTATGCTGGTAAGGAAGCCGCAACAGTAGAATATGAGCGCTTTATAAAAATGATTGTGAATGATTTTCAAAAAGAAGGGTTGAGCGCTTCGGTTTATACACAGTGGACTGATGTAGAAAATGAAATGAACGGTTTGTTTACTTACGACCGAAAAGTAGAGAAATTAGATAAAGAAAGAGTCAAAAAGGCTAATGAATCGACCTATAAGGAATAAGGATTATTTGAAATTTTTAATATTCACGAGTGCCTCACTATTTTAAGCATTAATTTATTTACTCAAATTTCTAAGGTCACATAAAAAGGTAAAGTGAATGACTTTGTGTTAGTTTAAAAAGCTTAGAAAATAAGGTTTCTAATATGTGATAAAACTTGATTTGAGCCAGAAGAAGGAATTCAGTTAGATTTTCAACTTAGTTGGTAAGTTATTTTTTGATCAGAAATCTGAAAATGAAATCAATAAGATTGCTATTGAAAAGACAGAATTATATCCATATTGGTAGTTATATCAGACAACAAAACCAATTGGGTAGCTAAACAATTTGTAAAATATTAAATGATGAAAAAAAAAATTCTAATAACGGTTTTATTAACATTTGTATTATTGAACCAAATTAATGCCCAAAGCACATTTTTTGAAGTCTATCCAGCTCCCAAAGGAGTTAAGACTAGCGATAGATACAAGGTTAAAGTAGCCGATGATAATAACAAAAGTGATTCGTTTGTGTATTATAGTACACCCTTAGACGACGACTCACCCAAGACCGAAAGCACTCGCAATGGTGTGATTAAAGGAATTAATGAAAATGAAGCCTTGAGAAATTTTTATTTTGGAGGAAAAACAGCCGATTTGAATACTGAACAATCAGTAGCTTGGACTTGTTTTTCCTTTAAAGGGAAAATACAAATTACGGTCGAATATAGTTCAGAAATTAAAAGTTTTAAAATATTGCCTTCTAATTTAAACTTGAAAGGTACTATATCTAACAATCAACTTAGCTTTACGCTTGACAATCCCCGTAAATTGGCAGTTGTAATTAATGGTGACTACCTTAATCCCTTATTTATTTTTGGCGATGCACCAGAGGTTGGTGTGCCATCAAAAACTGCTGTTGGTACTTTAGTTATTAAGGAAGGTACTAATTTTAAGAATATTCGCGAAAAAGTAAAAAAAGCATCGGTTATTTATTTTGAACCAGGAGTTCACCCCATAGGTGTTGCTTTCGAAATATTCTCGAATCAAACGGTTTATCTTGCAGGCGGGGCTTATCTAATAGGCACAATACATGGCATGATGGCATCCAATGTTACAATCAGAGGTCGTGGTGTTTTAGCAGGTGATAGTATCTCGCGGGCGGAAGTTCTTGCTATGAAAAGTGTTAATGATACTAAGATAAAAGTTGCCAAACGTATGAGGTATCACGCTATAAATATGCTTTCTGCCGAAAACGAAACCAGTTGGAATTCTTTTGCCGACAGTCCAGGAAAAGGATGCGACAACCTTAATATTGAAGGGATTACAATAGCAAGTCCCCGTCAATTTTTTATTCGTGCCACCGGAGTTCCCATAACCATCCATAATGTAAAAATGCTTGGTTCATGGCCTTATAATACTGATGGTGTTTCTACAATCGGGCAGGGACATACAACCGTTTTTAACTGTTTTTTTAATTGTAATGATGATGCAATATATGTCAGTCCTAATTATTGTAATATTCATCACTGTACTTTTTGGCAAGGTAACAATGGTTGTGTTTTTCAATTTCATTGGGGCAGTTCGCCAGTTGATGAGCAAGGAGGGTATATTCACGATTGCGATATTATACACTCGGGACATGTAGCTGAAGCCAATAATCGAATGTTAATAGGTTCAAGGAAATCAGGGCCAGGAGATCTTAGCAATGTTTATTTTAGAAACATCCGTATCGAAGGGCCAGTTTGGAGTCTTTTTAGAATTGAAACGAACGAAAGTGGAAATGTAGGTTCTTTTAAGAATATTCATTTCGAAAATATATCAGTAGATGGATTTGTTTTAAATAAAAGCACTATTAAATCCAGCAAGAATAGAAAAGAAGGAGAAACATCTACTTCGTGGATTAAGGATATATACTTTAAAAATGTCACCATCAACGGGAAAAAAATCACTAAAGACGATTTCGATATTGGCACATTTCAAGTAGAAAATGTGGTAATAGAGTAAGTTTTTTAATGGCATTGATAAAAAAATAAGCAATCAACAATTCAATTTATTTTAACGAATACTTTTTATAAGTATTTATTGTTGTTTGGGCAGGCAATA is part of the Flavobacterium nackdongense genome and encodes:
- a CDS encoding DUF5627 domain-containing protein; the protein is MKIKFIYMLTLAFLAFSCESGENVFEDFDTQAVYFPIQYPVRTISLLEDSRVDNSIDLQKSFNIGVAIGGLRENRANRKVSIAVAPDLVKNAFIGSGTTAKAVVLMPSNYYTLASNEIIIPAGSFSGTVKVQLTDAFFADPLATVTTYVIPLVITSSSDNILSGKPVPGMANPDRRIAANWEPGFTPKDFTMFAVKYINKFQGKYLVKGKDETLNATGGVATTDVYNTKFIEQNKLTDLFTLGLTKSTVNALGKFGGSATTKMEITVADNGDVTVSSAVGAYSTTGSGKFIKRGEPGAQVWGGESRKTLILNYTYVAPTNINHRVSDTLVFRNDELKYEDYVISVVK
- a CDS encoding T9SS type A sorting domain-containing protein, translating into MMISTKTFFKFLICALFLNTFNAFSQIDTYAWPETSDLGSDSKYEVKARTYDASSQTYGEWKYLTEFLSVPRNYTTHWKTEGDGLRAEMRDRTLTFVMFAFSGTIELEVTQKISTSNAQRVEIAPKAFGIVPHFFDGKTVRFRMDKPEYISVNFDFGSSDRTINGDGDRKNGKNIKNGMVILADNPETQAGYTIPNPTDPGVVVWSNSTPLSTIRNANIIYFPPGETNLKDHPDRWERNGSDLKADADANWVRNSTEYDNAPLYRGRLFLAKDGQKVYLAPGAIVYGGIHANGRSNNAIFGRGIMTARKHLLHEIFRPLPGVTVAYDAPYTNQTNTNKRAYCEFGNGANFNGVLFLEAWHHTCPSGQNSTIKDIKIIGWCYNNDGIRPSANSVVDRVFIKTNDDYDYARDKHTVSNGVFWPGNNCGVGMLGWGDLGSGYAEYRNCNIINAEWDEYTIAAKGNVGLISGGQSDEGIKLQNNIYQNIQFENPTNFLAAVLIEPAGAAPAGFLKNFLIKNVSTEFPFQTPDGTKCLQEMQGLNNTWVEGWTYTNLIVDGNLVTWDNHKDYFALNLVGTNGVNSDDAKRCRNITFNSEGVVYNITYNTTGNGTLRPVGKNNSIQAIGGQSPMISFNPATGNRIQSITIDNQLIYEYGNPSYTMREPAIVFQNINTNHTVDVVFASGADTYDLPINFATLSVKKNDNDQEPFIVYPNPAKSKIYADCKNGYKILSISGQILLQSSLPTSEIDISSLSDGIYLLKTETQLSKFTKK
- a CDS encoding glycoside hydrolase family protein, whose amino-acid sequence is MKKKILITVLLTFVLLNQINAQSTFFEVYPAPKGVKTSDRYKVKVADDNNKSDSFVYYSTPLDDDSPKTESTRNGVIKGINENEALRNFYFGGKTADLNTEQSVAWTCFSFKGKIQITVEYSSEIKSFKILPSNLNLKGTISNNQLSFTLDNPRKLAVVINGDYLNPLFIFGDAPEVGVPSKTAVGTLVIKEGTNFKNIREKVKKASVIYFEPGVHPIGVAFEIFSNQTVYLAGGAYLIGTIHGMMASNVTIRGRGVLAGDSISRAEVLAMKSVNDTKIKVAKRMRYHAINMLSAENETSWNSFADSPGKGCDNLNIEGITIASPRQFFIRATGVPITIHNVKMLGSWPYNTDGVSTIGQGHTTVFNCFFNCNDDAIYVSPNYCNIHHCTFWQGNNGCVFQFHWGSSPVDEQGGYIHDCDIIHSGHVAEANNRMLIGSRKSGPGDLSNVYFRNIRIEGPVWSLFRIETNESGNVGSFKNIHFENISVDGFVLNKSTIKSSKNRKEGETSTSWIKDIYFKNVTINGKKITKDDFDIGTFQVENVVIE
- a CDS encoding glycoside hydrolase family 2 protein codes for the protein MKNIVVLLFVVCCTLLKAQDSKKVTGTHVKDKLAMLTPWAKDLDIKNPLPEYPRPIMVREKWQNLNGVWEFGEAIEGTGIPKKLNEKIVVPFPWESNLSGIQRQLKSQRAWYKRSFTVPNDWKSNDVLLHFGAVDFEAKVYVNGKFVGLHKGGYDAFFFNITSYLMPAKNELAIEVFDPGSDAAIACGKQSNDKFDNPQRYSYTPSSGIWQTVWMEPVAKQYITNFTITPNIDEALIDVLVNAKAVGNQKVEVLVKDGNTLVGSAEGILNNNFKVKIPNPKLWSPDSPFLYDVVVRLKDSLKTYDEVKSYTGMRKIAIESVGNLKKIMLNNKYLFQMGPLDQGYWPDGIYTAPTDAALKWDIANIKDWGFNMIRKHIKIEPQRWYYWADKLGLLVWQDMPSTFKKRTEEEKTQFETELTTMVRNNANHPSIIVWVVFNEHWGLYDVERMTNYTMGLDPSRLVIGNSGIDAGKPDIDYEVGHIKDNHSYRPPSVPFASNKRAVVNGEYGAIGYNVPGHIWDLDGPWVHYNYAGKEAATVEYERFIKMIVNDFQKEGLSASVYTQWTDVENEMNGLFTYDRKVEKLDKERVKKANESTYKE
- a CDS encoding RagB/SusD family nutrient uptake outer membrane protein, producing MKNINKIFITAVTILSLFVISCDNFLEPESENRLTQEDVVGNPVFAEGWVLKAYTNLPTNYTFNLDVVSDDAQVNDPNSSINLMNKGGWTAAQNPISAWTKGYEMNLYLNTLLENADKVVWFPSDAVKNENYKKRIIAEARGLRAWWCFQLLQNHAGVGTDGVLLGFPIVDRVIKPTDFQFLPRNTFKECVDFILADCDAAIAGLPLRWEGTDPVIGSRNLNRISGLAAMTIKSTVALYAASPSYSASGASTWAAAADYASKVIVSNGGLVLAATDGEFYNNFASKEIFWSSSRVLNKSTWEADNFPPSLFGRGKTNPSQNLVEAFGMADGKPIQGNPSFIPTNPYANRDPRLTKYIIFNNQSFSGATIKTYENSGIDGLNNTVSSTVTGYYLKKFLNPLAKLNPAGVVSGSDRFYTYSRYTEALLNFAEAANEVGGPDYNVNGFTPRAVINAIRTRSGISTAYVTTITSTDAMRTLIRNERRIELCFEGFRFWDLRRWGLTNTIKEDLKGMRISNDQTTYTPFSASVRNYQDFQLYGPIPLAETQKYSIIQNKGW